A genomic stretch from Erwinia sp. E_sp_B01_1 includes:
- a CDS encoding glycosyltransferase, with protein sequence MKLSVIIPAYNVENYIVECIDSLLMQIPAPNELIVINDGSTDNTLALIESKYHHVSNVHIFTVANGGLGQARDYGIARASGEFVFCCDPDDVLAPGFFNELSQVSNEHPQLDMFCFNSVMFDDDAEARTQPKLTHQRLGLLPAKQVFTSLLETETYTSATWNYALKRELIVRNGMKYSRRLHEDHIFTVEAYLRSGLAFVSKHVYYKQRIRSGSLTNSVRDDRFYRQRYEAFLGSYNMLMILLDKDPDRDYLKRLYAIHSFKLMMYLYIWDNAAPPHYILEAVKYLGRDFKPGSLINLILLKHPGLYASLIRMKLNRRLAKEQKMLVAEKRGASAASHNMH encoded by the coding sequence ATGAAGCTCTCCGTTATCATTCCTGCCTATAATGTCGAAAACTATATTGTAGAGTGTATTGATTCTCTACTGATGCAGATTCCTGCTCCTAATGAATTAATCGTAATTAATGATGGATCTACAGATAATACGTTGGCACTGATTGAAAGCAAATATCACCACGTCAGTAACGTGCATATTTTCACCGTGGCTAATGGTGGTCTGGGCCAGGCTCGCGACTACGGTATAGCCAGAGCCAGTGGGGAGTTTGTTTTCTGTTGCGACCCGGATGATGTGCTGGCCCCCGGCTTTTTTAATGAGCTGAGCCAGGTCAGTAATGAACATCCGCAGCTGGATATGTTCTGTTTTAACTCCGTGATGTTTGATGATGATGCCGAAGCACGCACGCAGCCTAAACTGACCCATCAGCGCCTGGGTTTACTGCCGGCAAAGCAGGTGTTTACCTCCCTGCTGGAGACCGAAACCTATACCTCAGCCACCTGGAATTATGCGTTAAAGCGGGAACTCATTGTGCGTAACGGCATGAAATATTCCCGCCGCCTGCACGAAGATCATATTTTTACGGTGGAGGCTTATCTGCGCAGTGGTCTGGCTTTCGTCAGTAAGCATGTTTACTACAAACAGAGGATCAGAAGCGGTTCGCTGACTAACAGCGTTCGTGACGATCGCTTCTACCGTCAGCGTTATGAGGCCTTTTTAGGTTCGTATAACATGCTGATGATTTTACTGGATAAGGATCCTGACCGGGACTATCTGAAACGTCTGTATGCCATCCACTCTTTCAAGCTGATGATGTACCTGTACATTTGGGATAATGCCGCCCCGCCGCACTATATTCTGGAGGCGGTTAAGTATCTCGGCCGTGATTTTAAGCCGGGCAGCCTGATCAATCTGATCCTGTTAAAACACCCCGGATTGTATGCCTCACTGATCCGCATGAAGCTTAACCGTCGCCTGGCTAAAGAGCAGAAGATGCTGGTTGCAGAGAAGCGTGGTGCTTCTGCTGCCAGCCATAACATGCACTGA
- a CDS encoding glycosyltransferase family 4 protein, protein MIVGISNDKYPEKRTIIVNNNVEYVNFKTNNFYYYINLLNMKVLHKRKNFIFKPLRTTGKDRVDIFHLFNEVALTSRKWIATFETELPRILPQKSGNKSDNFPELDRLAPALVANNCLALIALSGAAYQMEKRLFERLPEVGEAIMGKTVVMHPPQALHVTHREKRLAQNPLHFVFIGNEFYRKGGGEVVRAFSELVEERLLQPEQVRVTLIGDLEKRVNYAHGQHQDDPFFSKETEKLISQHSLFEHQGFMPNDQVLSLLQRADVGLLPTWAETYGFSVLEMQSCGCPVITSNVRALPEINPVTAGWQVINPLDEDLDYRVTSVQVRDALRQRIITQLKTTILSIVQDPEQIGVKAAAAIERIKTEHDISAYQQKLQALYARQGASL, encoded by the coding sequence ATGATCGTGGGCATTTCTAATGATAAGTATCCGGAGAAGCGGACAATTATTGTTAACAATAATGTTGAATACGTAAACTTTAAAACCAATAACTTTTATTACTACATTAATCTTCTTAATATGAAGGTTTTGCACAAAAGAAAGAATTTCATCTTTAAGCCCCTGCGGACAACGGGCAAAGATCGGGTTGATATTTTCCATCTTTTTAATGAAGTTGCGTTAACCAGCCGCAAATGGATTGCCACCTTTGAAACGGAGTTACCGCGTATCCTGCCGCAAAAAAGCGGTAATAAAAGCGACAATTTCCCTGAACTGGACCGGCTTGCACCCGCGCTGGTGGCGAATAACTGTTTAGCGCTGATTGCACTTTCCGGTGCGGCATACCAGATGGAAAAGCGGCTGTTTGAACGTCTTCCGGAAGTGGGGGAAGCGATCATGGGCAAAACCGTGGTGATGCATCCGCCACAGGCCCTGCATGTTACCCACCGCGAGAAGCGACTGGCGCAAAATCCGCTGCATTTCGTCTTTATTGGTAATGAGTTTTACCGTAAAGGAGGGGGCGAGGTGGTGCGCGCTTTTAGTGAACTTGTAGAAGAACGGTTACTGCAACCTGAGCAGGTCAGAGTAACGCTGATTGGCGATCTGGAGAAAAGAGTTAACTATGCTCACGGTCAGCATCAGGATGATCCGTTCTTCAGTAAAGAGACTGAAAAGCTGATTTCTCAGCACAGCCTGTTTGAACATCAGGGGTTTATGCCGAATGACCAGGTGCTCTCCCTGCTGCAACGTGCAGACGTGGGCCTGTTGCCAACATGGGCCGAAACCTATGGGTTCTCAGTTCTGGAGATGCAATCCTGTGGATGCCCGGTGATCACCTCTAACGTCCGCGCTCTGCCGGAGATCAACCCTGTGACGGCGGGCTGGCAGGTTATCAATCCTCTGGATGAGGATCTGGATTACCGGGTGACCTCTGTTCAGGTGCGTGATGCGTTGCGTCAGCGCATTATCACACAGCTTAAAACCACTATTCTGTCGATTGTCCAGGACCCGGAACAGATCGGTGTGAAGGCGGCGGCAGCTATCGAACGAATTAAAACCGAGCATGATATTTCCGCCTATCAGCAAAAACTGCAGGCGCTTTATGCCCGTCAGGGCGCTTCATTGTAG
- a CDS encoding membrane-bound PQQ-dependent dehydrogenase, glucose/quinate/shikimate family yields the protein MINKLTSIVIAIVGLAMLYMGGQLLMLGGTPFYAVMAIGLLITAVALFKNKKMALSLYAVLMWIVLAWMIYEVGFDKWQWIPRGDLIGVIGVWLAMPWIVRPLYKAQNPASRSKFHPFLGTTVIVILAIVVGMMFYDPYPKEGNLTNQRETSETDVAGNDWAAYGGTSNGTRFSSLKQITSDNVSNLQVAWTYHTGDVRDPKEDATEYTFEATPLKVNNTLYFCTPHNEVHALNPETGAVKWKYAPAKDRSYLQQHQTCRGVSYYEEPAAPAQNVVQPAAVADAPAICRKRIFNATTDARLLALDADTGKLCADFGNNGIVDLRANMGTLRPHALMQTAAPLVAGNLVIVGGSVMDNGFNAGNPSGVIRAYDVNSGQLVWNFDPANPDNTQPIAAGQNYPQDTPVAWGTLSADIKNGLVYVPFGNASPDELGIKRDPDSNTEKFRDTLVALDLKTGTFKWRFQSSKHDLWDRDNPSQPSLLDIDYQGKKQPVVILPTKTGNLFVLNRLTGQPVYPINQVDVSTKGIAGEKYSPTQPVSALNFIPDPLSEKSMWGLTPFDQMACRIDFKSLRYDGNPWTPATEGGSIIFPGNIGVFNWGSVAVDPQRQILIASPVRLAYKYNLIKRTPETSQQRLFTKDGTPYWNENFEGDYAIHIQQLASGLGIPCIAPPWGRMVGVDLKTGKTEWLRRVGTTKNLKTTFLPGRFPIGFPMGMVAHGGPLTTAGDLVFHGATADNFFRAYDVSTGKLLWQTELPAGGQATPSTYMGADNKQYVVIAAGGHGSLGTKEGDAVVAYRLK from the coding sequence ATGATTAACAAACTAACCAGTATTGTTATAGCGATTGTGGGTCTCGCTATGCTTTACATGGGTGGCCAGCTATTGATGCTGGGGGGCACACCCTTTTATGCCGTTATGGCAATCGGACTGCTGATTACGGCAGTTGCGCTGTTTAAAAATAAAAAAATGGCTTTATCACTCTATGCGGTACTGATGTGGATCGTGCTGGCGTGGATGATTTATGAAGTCGGCTTCGATAAATGGCAGTGGATCCCGCGTGGCGATCTGATTGGCGTTATCGGCGTATGGCTGGCCATGCCGTGGATCGTTCGCCCGCTTTATAAGGCCCAGAATCCCGCCAGCCGGTCAAAATTCCATCCTTTCCTTGGCACTACAGTGATCGTCATTCTGGCTATTGTCGTCGGCATGATGTTTTACGATCCCTACCCGAAAGAGGGTAACCTCACCAACCAGCGTGAGACTTCTGAGACTGACGTGGCAGGCAATGACTGGGCGGCTTATGGCGGGACCAGTAACGGCACCCGTTTTTCCAGCCTGAAACAGATCACCTCCGATAACGTCAGCAATCTGCAGGTGGCCTGGACTTACCACACTGGTGACGTTCGCGATCCTAAAGAAGATGCGACGGAATACACTTTCGAAGCAACGCCGCTGAAAGTAAACAACACCCTTTACTTCTGTACGCCGCACAACGAAGTGCATGCACTGAACCCGGAAACGGGCGCGGTGAAGTGGAAATATGCGCCAGCTAAAGATCGCTCATATCTGCAACAGCACCAGACCTGTCGTGGCGTCAGCTACTATGAAGAACCCGCTGCACCAGCACAGAACGTTGTTCAGCCTGCCGCGGTAGCTGACGCTCCTGCTATCTGCCGCAAACGTATCTTCAACGCCACCACCGATGCCCGGTTGCTGGCGCTGGATGCTGACACCGGTAAGCTCTGTGCAGACTTCGGTAACAACGGCATTGTAGATCTGCGCGCTAATATGGGCACGCTCCGTCCTCATGCATTGATGCAGACTGCCGCGCCTCTGGTTGCCGGTAACCTGGTCATTGTGGGGGGATCGGTAATGGATAACGGCTTTAATGCCGGTAATCCCTCAGGCGTGATCCGCGCTTACGACGTCAACAGCGGTCAGCTGGTGTGGAATTTTGATCCGGCCAATCCGGACAACACCCAGCCGATTGCAGCAGGGCAAAACTATCCGCAGGATACCCCTGTGGCCTGGGGTACGCTGAGTGCTGACATTAAAAATGGTCTGGTCTATGTGCCTTTTGGTAACGCGTCCCCGGACGAACTGGGGATTAAGCGCGATCCAGACAGCAACACCGAAAAATTCCGTGACACCCTGGTGGCGTTGGATCTGAAAACCGGCACCTTTAAATGGCGTTTCCAGTCCTCTAAACATGACCTGTGGGATCGTGATAATCCTTCCCAGCCTTCACTGCTGGATATCGATTATCAGGGTAAAAAGCAGCCGGTAGTCATTCTGCCCACCAAAACCGGTAACCTGTTTGTGCTGAATCGTCTGACCGGTCAGCCGGTCTATCCGATTAACCAGGTTGATGTGTCCACTAAAGGCATTGCGGGTGAGAAATATTCGCCTACGCAGCCCGTTTCTGCCCTGAACTTTATCCCGGACCCGCTCAGCGAGAAATCCATGTGGGGCCTGACGCCATTTGATCAGATGGCTTGCCGCATTGACTTTAAATCTTTGCGTTACGATGGTAATCCCTGGACGCCAGCTACCGAAGGGGGCTCTATTATCTTCCCTGGCAATATCGGGGTCTTTAACTGGGGTTCTGTTGCTGTCGATCCTCAGCGCCAGATCCTGATCGCCTCGCCGGTGCGCCTGGCTTACAAATACAATCTGATTAAGCGTACGCCAGAGACTTCTCAGCAACGTCTGTTCACCAAAGACGGCACTCCTTACTGGAATGAAAACTTTGAGGGTGATTATGCAATCCATATCCAGCAGCTGGCTTCCGGGCTGGGGATCCCTTGTATTGCTCCGCCGTGGGGCCGTATGGTGGGCGTGGATCTGAAAACCGGCAAAACCGAATGGCTGCGCCGCGTGGGCACTACCAAAAACCTGAAAACCACCTTCCTGCCGGGCCGTTTCCCGATTGGTTTCCCGATGGGTATGGTGGCACATGGTGGTCCTCTGACCACGGCAGGTGACCTGGTCTTCCACGGCGCAACGGCAGATAACTTCTTCCGCGCTTACGATGTCAGCACCGGCAAACTGCTGTGGCAGACCGAACTGCCTGCAGGCGGCCAGGCTACGCCATCCACCTATATGGGTGCGGACAACAAGCAGTACGTTGTTATCGCGGCGGGTGGCCACGGTTCGTTGGGCACCAAAGAAGGTGATGCCGTGGTGGCATACCGTCTGAAGTAA
- a CDS encoding sugar transporter yields the protein MSDLLAVSRKVAWSRVLTLAVAAFIFNTTEYIPVGLLTDIGTSFGMASSQAGIMLTLYAWIVALMSLPLMLATSHINRRSLLMVLFALFAGSHLLSFFAWNFDVLLISRAGVALAHALFWSITASLAVRLAPAGKRAQALSLLAMATALASVLGLPLGRIIGQLFGWRVTFLIIGGTAMILLAAIVRVMPSVKSEHSGSLKNLPALMRRPALMGIYALTVAVVTAHFTAFTYIEPFVVNVAGFTEGFATLLLFLIGIAGIAGSLIFSRLGDRNPSNLLTASIAVLSVCLLVLLPASASHAGTATVSMLWGMAFMIIGMSLQMKVLTLAPDATDVAMALYSGIVNIGIGAGALMGNKVSLEMSVSSVGYVAAVPAIAGLIWAGVMFRKWPSTAASSTATES from the coding sequence ATGTCTGATTTATTAGCAGTATCGCGCAAAGTTGCCTGGTCCAGGGTTCTGACCCTGGCCGTCGCCGCATTTATCTTTAACACCACCGAATATATTCCCGTAGGGCTGCTGACTGACATTGGCACCAGCTTCGGGATGGCGTCCTCTCAGGCTGGCATAATGCTGACCCTCTATGCCTGGATTGTGGCACTGATGTCACTGCCGCTGATGCTGGCCACCAGCCACATTAACCGCCGGTCGCTGCTGATGGTGCTTTTTGCCCTGTTCGCAGGTAGCCATCTGCTGTCGTTTTTTGCCTGGAACTTTGATGTGCTGCTAATCAGCCGCGCAGGGGTAGCCCTCGCTCATGCGCTGTTCTGGTCAATCACGGCTTCGCTGGCGGTAAGGCTGGCTCCGGCAGGGAAACGCGCACAGGCTTTGAGCCTGCTGGCAATGGCTACTGCACTGGCGTCAGTACTGGGACTGCCTTTGGGCAGGATTATCGGACAACTCTTTGGCTGGCGCGTAACGTTCCTGATTATTGGCGGCACGGCGATGATCCTGCTGGCTGCCATCGTCCGGGTAATGCCTTCGGTCAAATCAGAACACTCAGGCTCGCTGAAGAATTTACCTGCGCTGATGCGTCGTCCTGCGCTGATGGGAATCTATGCGCTGACGGTGGCGGTTGTAACGGCACACTTCACCGCGTTCACCTATATCGAGCCGTTTGTGGTTAACGTGGCCGGGTTCACTGAAGGTTTTGCCACGCTGCTGCTGTTCCTGATCGGCATTGCCGGGATTGCAGGCAGCCTGATTTTCAGCCGGTTGGGCGACCGCAACCCCTCTAATTTGCTGACGGCATCTATTGCGGTACTTTCAGTCTGTCTGCTGGTCCTGCTTCCGGCCTCAGCCAGCCACGCGGGTACGGCAACAGTGAGTATGCTGTGGGGCATGGCCTTTATGATTATCGGCATGAGTTTACAGATGAAAGTGCTGACGTTAGCGCCGGATGCCACTGACGTCGCTATGGCGTTATATTCCGGCATCGTCAATATTGGCATTGGTGCCGGTGCGCTGATGGGTAACAAAGTCAGCCTGGAGATGAGTGTCTCTTCGGTGGGGTATGTGGCTGCCGTGCCGGCGATTGCCGGGTTGATTTGGGCGGGAGTGATGTTCCGCAAATGGCCCTCAACGGCGGCTTCCAGCACTGCCACTGAATCCTGA
- a CDS encoding SDR family oxidoreductase, producing METSKQALIIGASRGIGLGLANTLAQRGWNVSATTRNSAPVSDSGIHWLTVDINEPTQRETLKNEIEEQSFDLIFINAGMFGPDHQNLDRAKDDELSSLFLTNAISPVRCASELLPLLSQQNGTLALMTSQLASLTENPTATYPLYSASKAALNMLSRELKDRLSSGQTLLNIHPGWVQTDMGGESATLTVEQSTSGIVDQIALWSGKGGHHYIDYAGNQLSW from the coding sequence ATGGAAACTTCAAAACAGGCGTTAATCATCGGTGCTTCGCGTGGGATTGGTCTGGGACTGGCGAACACGCTGGCTCAGCGCGGCTGGAATGTCTCAGCAACTACCCGTAATTCGGCCCCGGTTTCAGATTCAGGGATCCACTGGCTGACCGTGGATATTAATGAACCCACTCAGCGTGAGACACTTAAAAATGAGATTGAAGAGCAGTCCTTTGATCTGATTTTTATTAACGCGGGTATGTTTGGTCCGGACCACCAAAATCTTGATCGGGCGAAAGATGATGAGCTTAGCTCACTGTTCCTGACTAACGCTATCTCTCCGGTGCGTTGCGCTTCAGAGCTTCTTCCCCTGCTCTCTCAACAAAATGGCACTCTGGCGCTGATGACGTCTCAGCTTGCCAGCCTGACTGAAAACCCCACCGCTACTTACCCCCTCTATTCAGCCAGTAAAGCGGCACTGAATATGCTTTCGCGCGAGCTGAAAGATCGCCTCTCCAGCGGGCAGACTTTGCTGAACATTCATCCGGGTTGGGTGCAGACAGATATGGGCGGCGAAAGCGCCACGCTGACCGTTGAGCAGAGCACCAGCGGCATTGTGGACCAGATAGCATTGTGGTCTGGAAAAGGCGGCCATCATTATATTGATTATGCCGGTAATCAGCTTAGCTGGTAA
- a CDS encoding manganese catalase family protein, with the protein MFRHVKQLQYTVRVAGPNPGLANLLLEQFGGPQGELAAACRYFTQGLGDDDPGRKDMLMDIATEELSHLEIIGSLVGMLNKGAKGDLAEGTEKEGDLYRSITGNGNDSHLTALLYGGGPPLTNSAGVPWTAAYIDTIGEVTADLRSNIAAEARAKILYERLINMTDDPGVKDALGFLMTREVAHQMSFEKALYSIRNNFPPGKLPPVEQYAGVYYNMSEGGEVRGSWNSDQNFDYVANPAPAVDGGDGSASVMLPADQKANLDAMALRTASDPSVNPVTGTDLGSVPPIENEAASTDLTKPQK; encoded by the coding sequence ATGTTCAGACACGTAAAACAATTGCAGTACACCGTACGCGTGGCCGGTCCCAATCCGGGCCTTGCTAATTTATTACTGGAGCAGTTTGGTGGCCCGCAGGGTGAACTGGCTGCAGCCTGTCGCTATTTCACCCAGGGGCTGGGCGATGATGATCCAGGCCGGAAAGATATGCTGATGGACATTGCCACTGAAGAGCTGAGCCACCTGGAGATCATTGGTTCACTGGTCGGCATGCTGAATAAAGGTGCTAAAGGCGATCTGGCTGAAGGCACGGAGAAAGAAGGCGATCTCTACCGTTCGATTACCGGCAATGGCAATGACAGCCACCTTACGGCGCTGCTTTACGGCGGTGGTCCACCGCTGACCAACTCAGCCGGTGTACCCTGGACTGCAGCCTATATCGATACCATTGGTGAAGTCACCGCAGATTTGCGCTCAAATATTGCGGCCGAAGCCCGTGCCAAAATCCTGTATGAACGCCTGATCAATATGACGGACGATCCCGGTGTTAAAGATGCCCTTGGCTTCCTGATGACCCGTGAAGTCGCCCATCAGATGTCCTTCGAGAAAGCGTTGTATTCGATCCGCAACAACTTCCCGCCGGGTAAACTTCCTCCTGTCGAGCAGTATGCAGGGGTTTACTACAATATGTCTGAAGGCGGTGAGGTGCGTGGTAGCTGGAATTCGGATCAAAACTTTGACTACGTTGCTAACCCTGCCCCGGCGGTGGATGGCGGTGACGGCAGTGCAAGCGTGATGCTTCCGGCCGATCAAAAAGCTAATCTGGACGCCATGGCGCTGCGTACAGCTTCAGATCCTTCCGTCAACCCAGTGACCGGCACGGATCTCGGATCTGTTCCACCGATCGAGAACGAAGCGGCCAGTACAGATCTGACCAAACCGCAAAAATAA
- a CDS encoding DUF892 family protein: MTHEENYLDWVRDAHAMEKQAESMLEKMASRLEHYPDLKARLQQHIDETRQHQALVQSVIDRYDTSSSTLKDTMGKLSAFGQAMGGMMAEDEVVKGAISGYVFENLEIASYTSLIAAAELVGDREGARIFEQIREQEVAMADWALQHLPDVTEQFMVRSAADGVEAKK; encoded by the coding sequence ATGACACACGAAGAGAACTATCTTGACTGGGTCAGAGACGCCCATGCCATGGAAAAACAGGCTGAAAGCATGCTTGAAAAAATGGCTTCCCGGCTGGAACACTACCCTGACTTAAAAGCCAGACTTCAACAGCACATTGATGAAACCCGCCAGCACCAGGCGCTTGTGCAGTCAGTTATCGACCGTTACGACACCTCCAGCTCCACGCTTAAAGACACCATGGGCAAACTGTCCGCTTTTGGTCAGGCGATGGGCGGCATGATGGCTGAAGATGAAGTGGTCAAAGGCGCGATCAGCGGTTACGTTTTTGAAAATCTTGAAATTGCCAGCTACACCTCGCTGATTGCAGCGGCTGAGCTGGTTGGCGATCGTGAAGGTGCACGGATTTTTGAGCAAATCCGTGAGCAGGAAGTTGCTATGGCCGACTGGGCGCTACAGCATCTTCCTGATGTCACTGAACAATTTATGGTGCGCTCTGCCGCAGACGGTGTGGAAGCTAAAAAATAA
- a CDS encoding ferritin-like domain-containing protein, whose product MTIKTLEDLFIHDLSDIYSAEKQITRALPKMARAATDEKLVAAFKQHLEETQGQIERLDQLVESTDGVKIKRMKCHALEGLAEEAQEIIDSVEAGPVRDAGLIGAAQKVEHYEIATYGTLVALATKLGYTQAAKLLAETLEEEKSTDQKLTVIAESQA is encoded by the coding sequence ATGACCATCAAAACATTAGAAGACTTATTTATTCACGACCTTTCAGACATTTACAGTGCTGAAAAGCAGATTACGCGTGCATTACCAAAAATGGCGCGTGCGGCAACAGATGAAAAACTGGTTGCCGCCTTTAAACAGCATCTTGAGGAAACCCAGGGCCAGATTGAACGTCTGGATCAGCTGGTTGAAAGTACCGATGGCGTGAAAATCAAACGGATGAAATGTCATGCGCTTGAAGGCCTGGCTGAGGAAGCTCAGGAAATTATCGACTCCGTGGAAGCCGGTCCGGTACGCGATGCGGGGCTGATTGGCGCAGCGCAAAAGGTCGAACACTACGAAATTGCTACTTACGGCACCCTGGTAGCGTTGGCCACCAAGCTCGGTTACACCCAGGCAGCTAAATTGCTCGCTGAGACGCTTGAAGAAGAAAAGTCCACCGACCAGAAACTCACGGTCATTGCTGAAAGCCAGGCTTAA
- the idnD gene encoding L-idonate 5-dehydrogenase, producing the protein MKQEIIASVVTAAYQVSNQQRTLECGDDQVLVQVERGGICGSDIHYFQHGRAGMSVLKEPMTLGHEFVGRIAAAPPQSGLQPGQRVAVNPSHPCNHCEFCLSGKQNLCRTMKFMGSAQFFPHVQGGFASYVAVTPAQCVTYSDQAESRVIAFAEPLAVALHAVHQAGDLVGKKVLVTGSGPIGCLVIASAFAAGASEIVATDMSERCRALALEMGASSVADPSDLSTLSHWQENGGYFDVCFEASGSPAAIASTVSFTRPKGRIVQLGMGAASVDFPLGSLLTKEIELAGSFRFINEFEIAVRWLESGRINPLPLLSAEFPQQDVVKALEMASDKSQAAKVQLTFS; encoded by the coding sequence ATGAAACAAGAGATTATTGCCAGTGTGGTTACGGCTGCTTATCAAGTTAGTAACCAGCAGCGTACGCTGGAATGCGGGGATGACCAGGTACTGGTCCAGGTGGAACGCGGCGGAATTTGTGGATCTGACATCCACTATTTCCAGCATGGCCGCGCAGGGATGTCGGTGCTTAAAGAGCCGATGACACTGGGCCATGAATTTGTCGGCCGCATAGCCGCAGCACCGCCCCAAAGCGGGCTTCAGCCAGGCCAGCGTGTGGCGGTCAATCCTTCGCATCCCTGTAATCACTGCGAATTTTGCCTCTCCGGTAAACAGAACCTTTGCAGAACCATGAAATTCATGGGCAGTGCGCAGTTCTTCCCCCATGTGCAGGGAGGTTTCGCCAGCTACGTTGCCGTTACCCCTGCCCAGTGTGTGACATATTCAGATCAAGCCGAGTCGAGGGTGATTGCCTTTGCCGAGCCGCTGGCGGTGGCCTTACACGCAGTTCACCAGGCGGGGGATTTGGTCGGTAAAAAAGTGCTGGTCACCGGTTCCGGTCCCATTGGCTGTCTGGTCATTGCCTCAGCTTTTGCCGCAGGTGCCTCTGAAATTGTTGCCACCGATATGAGCGAGCGCTGCCGTGCGCTGGCGCTTGAGATGGGCGCATCCAGCGTTGCCGATCCCAGCGATCTCTCCACCCTGAGCCACTGGCAGGAAAACGGCGGTTACTTTGACGTCTGCTTTGAAGCCTCCGGCTCGCCTGCGGCCATTGCCTCAACCGTGAGTTTTACTCGTCCTAAAGGACGAATCGTTCAACTGGGAATGGGTGCTGCCTCCGTTGATTTTCCCCTTGGATCGCTTCTTACCAAAGAGATTGAGCTGGCAGGTTCTTTCCGCTTTATCAATGAGTTTGAGATTGCGGTTCGCTGGCTGGAGAGTGGACGAATTAATCCCCTGCCGCTGCTTTCTGCGGAGTTTCCACAGCAGGATGTGGTTAAAGCACTGGAGATGGCCAGCGATAAAAGTCAGGCAGCTAAGGTGCAATTAACGTTCAGTTAA
- a CDS encoding MurR/RpiR family transcriptional regulator: MNDKENVLLNLRLDMPGLSPTLQKLGGFVAQHAERVLYMTITELARESQTSEASITRLCRHLGCKGFTEFKMALAFDIQQSSPAPVEGERDDIATLIDECALSLHDTGKLIKRQDLETAAALIHHARQIQIFGIAASATVGDYLHYKLMRLGIPSQAFTDIHSAAMNCISLTQGDVTLAISSSGSTRDVLYVVEQAKKRDSKIIVMSNTSRSPLANLADVVLVAAKPEGPFTAGALNSKVGVMLLVELVVMSLLKCDPAYARRSQETASVTLPMLL, encoded by the coding sequence ATGAACGACAAAGAGAACGTACTGTTGAACCTGAGGCTCGATATGCCGGGGCTCAGCCCGACGTTGCAGAAACTGGGCGGGTTTGTTGCTCAGCACGCAGAACGGGTGCTCTATATGACCATCACGGAACTTGCACGCGAGAGCCAGACCAGTGAGGCCAGCATTACACGGTTATGCCGGCATCTTGGCTGTAAGGGGTTTACCGAATTTAAAATGGCGCTGGCGTTTGATATTCAGCAATCTTCTCCGGCTCCCGTTGAGGGCGAACGCGATGATATTGCCACCCTGATTGATGAATGCGCCCTCTCGCTGCATGACACTGGCAAGCTGATTAAGCGCCAGGACCTGGAAACCGCGGCGGCACTTATCCATCATGCCCGCCAGATCCAGATTTTCGGTATTGCTGCCAGTGCGACCGTCGGCGATTACCTGCACTATAAGCTGATGCGTCTGGGTATTCCGTCTCAGGCATTTACCGATATCCATTCCGCCGCAATGAACTGTATCAGCCTGACGCAGGGCGATGTCACCCTCGCCATCTCCAGCTCCGGTTCCACCAGAGACGTGCTTTATGTCGTTGAGCAGGCGAAAAAACGCGACAGCAAAATCATCGTGATGAGCAATACCTCGCGCAGTCCGCTGGCGAATCTGGCCGATGTGGTGCTGGTTGCCGCAAAACCAGAAGGCCCCTTTACCGCCGGGGCGCTGAACTCCAAAGTGGGCGTGATGCTGCTGGTGGAGCTGGTAGTGATGTCGTTACTTAAATGCGATCCGGCCTATGCCAGGCGCAGCCAGGAAACCGCCAGCGTTACCCTGCCGATGCTGCTTTAA